In the Streptomyces formicae genome, one interval contains:
- a CDS encoding DoxX family membrane protein: MRTMWLSGAELLAVLRIGLGLWWLESYRHKDKKEWFGGGGIGWAAGIAEKHRWTAVRSGFDVVVKPRPRVMAYVVAYAELALGLGLIFGFLTPIALVCGLLLNLIYLVLMIHDVAEQGQNLMMALISVVALFASGWQVWSVDAALGIF; the protein is encoded by the coding sequence ATGCGGACGATGTGGCTGAGCGGAGCCGAGCTGCTGGCCGTGCTCCGGATCGGGCTCGGCTTGTGGTGGCTCGAGAGCTACCGCCACAAGGACAAGAAGGAGTGGTTCGGCGGGGGTGGCATCGGCTGGGCGGCGGGCATCGCCGAGAAGCACCGGTGGACCGCGGTCCGCAGCGGCTTCGACGTCGTGGTCAAGCCGCGTCCTCGGGTCATGGCCTACGTCGTCGCCTACGCGGAACTGGCACTCGGCCTCGGGCTGATCTTCGGCTTCCTCACGCCGATCGCCCTCGTCTGCGGGCTCCTGCTGAACCTGATCTACCTGGTGCTGATGATCCACGACGTGGCCGAGCAGGGGCAGAACCTCATGATGGCGCTGATCTCGGTCGTCGCGCTGTTCGCGTCCGGTTGGCAGGTGTGGTCGGTGGACGCGGCGCTGGGGATCTTCTAG
- a CDS encoding amidohydrolase family protein, giving the protein MVSSEVGTKELPRVISVDDHVIEPAHLFEKWLPSKYRDRGPKPFTAGIGELAYIGGKYKFTTDPDGQTTDWWEYEGDIFPYKRIIAAVGFSRDEMTLDGITREQMRRGCWDPKARLEDMDLNHVEASLCFPTFPRFCGQTFAEAKDKEVGLACVRAYNDWMVEEWCGDSGGRLIPLCLIPLWDIDLAVAEIKRNAARGVRAVTFSEIPTYLGLPSIHSGYWDPFFAACEETGTVVNMHIGSSSQMPAASPDAPPAVQASLSFNNAMASMMDFLFSGVLVKFPRLKLAYSEGQMGWIPYALERADDVWEEHRAWGGVKDLIPEPPSTYYYRQIFCCFFRDKHGVDSIETVGVNNATFETDYPHVDSTWPHTKQVAQDHVGGLPEDVVYKLLRGNAIRMLDLPFDRA; this is encoded by the coding sequence GTGGTCAGCAGCGAGGTCGGCACCAAGGAACTCCCCCGGGTCATCAGCGTGGACGACCACGTGATCGAGCCCGCGCACCTCTTCGAGAAGTGGCTCCCGAGCAAGTACCGCGACCGCGGGCCGAAGCCCTTCACCGCGGGCATCGGCGAACTCGCGTACATCGGCGGGAAGTACAAGTTCACGACGGACCCGGACGGACAGACCACCGACTGGTGGGAGTACGAGGGCGACATCTTCCCGTACAAGCGCATCATCGCGGCCGTCGGCTTCTCCCGGGACGAGATGACCCTCGACGGCATCACCCGGGAGCAGATGCGACGCGGCTGCTGGGACCCCAAGGCGCGGCTTGAGGACATGGACCTCAACCACGTCGAGGCGTCCCTCTGCTTCCCCACGTTCCCGCGCTTCTGCGGACAGACCTTCGCCGAGGCCAAGGACAAGGAGGTGGGCCTCGCCTGCGTCCGGGCCTACAACGACTGGATGGTGGAGGAGTGGTGCGGCGACAGCGGCGGCCGCCTCATCCCGCTCTGTCTGATCCCGCTGTGGGACATCGACCTCGCCGTCGCCGAGATCAAACGCAATGCCGCGCGCGGGGTGCGGGCGGTGACCTTCTCCGAGATCCCGACCTACCTGGGGCTGCCGTCGATCCACTCCGGCTACTGGGACCCGTTCTTCGCGGCCTGCGAGGAGACCGGCACCGTCGTGAACATGCACATCGGGTCCAGCTCCCAGATGCCCGCCGCGTCCCCCGACGCCCCGCCCGCCGTCCAGGCGTCGCTGTCCTTCAACAATGCCATGGCGTCGATGATGGACTTCCTCTTCAGCGGGGTCCTCGTGAAGTTCCCGCGCCTCAAACTGGCGTACAGCGAGGGGCAGATGGGATGGATCCCGTACGCGCTGGAGCGCGCCGACGACGTGTGGGAGGAGCACCGTGCGTGGGGCGGCGTGAAGGACCTGATTCCCGAGCCGCCGTCCACGTACTACTACCGGCAGATCTTCTGCTGCTTCTTCCGCGACAAGCACGGTGTCGACTCGATCGAGACCGTGGGCGTGAACAACGCGACCTTCGAGACGGACTATCCGCACGTCGACTCGACGTGGCCGCACACGAAGCAGGTGGCACAGGATCACGTGGGCGGACTGCCGGAAGACGTCGTGTACAAGTTGCTCCGCGGGAACGCCATCCGCATGCTCGACCTGCCGTTCGACCGGGCCTGA
- a CDS encoding FkbM family methyltransferase has product MSGPTTEALVTLGRAYVRRAPGELFKSALAARLLNPHLRDHPRRRVVDVEFGARFAVDTQDLIQRYLYLFGGWEPNMTRWLGSRLSAGDVLVDVGSNVGVFAVLGSRLVGSTGRVVAIEASPTFHRRLEQHAELNGCDNVRAINAAVSDSRKTLTFVLASSHNMGANSIVPYDGPAESTFAMEALPLPELLDADEVARARVIKIDVEGAEGGVVRGMKALLEKLRPDAEIAVEVTPDRMAQLGDSVDELLDIMRDHGFHTYRLDNDYGPEGYPRAMRRPSAPVRWRGPVVGETDLVFSRIDAETLV; this is encoded by the coding sequence ATGAGCGGCCCCACGACGGAGGCCCTGGTCACGCTTGGGCGTGCCTACGTACGACGGGCCCCCGGAGAGCTGTTCAAGAGTGCGCTCGCCGCCCGCCTCCTGAACCCCCACCTCCGGGACCACCCCCGACGGAGGGTCGTCGACGTCGAGTTCGGCGCCAGGTTCGCGGTCGACACCCAGGACCTGATCCAGCGCTACCTGTACCTCTTCGGAGGGTGGGAGCCGAACATGACGCGATGGCTGGGGAGCCGTCTGAGCGCCGGTGACGTGCTGGTGGACGTCGGCTCGAACGTGGGCGTCTTCGCCGTCCTGGGATCCCGGCTCGTCGGCAGTACGGGGCGGGTCGTGGCCATCGAGGCGTCCCCGACCTTCCACCGCCGCCTGGAGCAGCACGCCGAGCTGAACGGCTGCGACAACGTTCGCGCGATCAACGCCGCCGTGTCGGACAGCAGGAAGACGCTGACGTTCGTCCTCGCCAGTTCGCACAACATGGGCGCGAACTCGATAGTCCCCTATGACGGTCCCGCCGAGTCCACCTTCGCGATGGAGGCGCTCCCGCTGCCGGAGCTCCTGGACGCCGACGAGGTCGCCAGGGCCCGGGTGATCAAGATCGACGTCGAGGGTGCGGAGGGCGGGGTCGTCCGCGGGATGAAGGCCCTCCTGGAGAAGCTCCGCCCCGATGCGGAGATCGCCGTGGAGGTCACGCCCGACCGCATGGCCCAGCTCGGGGATTCGGTCGACGAGCTCCTGGACATCATGCGGGACCACGGTTTCCACACCTACCGGCTCGACAACGACTACGGTCCCGAGGGCTATCCGCGGGCCATGCGGCGCCCTTCGGCTCCGGTGCGCTGGAGAGGGCCTGTCGTGGGCGAGACCGACCTCGTCTTCTCACGGATCGACGCCGAGACGCTCGTGTGA
- a CDS encoding glycosyltransferase family 2 protein → MSRRIIIVTAVHAPSARFLSDAYQSLREQELPEGWEWHWLIQEDGTTDQVAPHVPDDARVTFKQGRPGGPGVARTIAMAHADGEYVKVLDADDRLAPGALGRDLAALEADRTIGWATSRVLDLLPDGSTVGFPGDPENGPVERREVLDHWASHDYRAQVHPATLFVRRDLLVALGGWMALPASEDTGLLLALNSTSRGWFSSEVGLFYRKWEGQVTGQAAHVDTAERDARMAVVEARARALEHFAWRYPVSTD, encoded by the coding sequence GTGAGCCGGCGCATCATCATCGTCACGGCCGTTCACGCGCCCTCGGCGCGCTTCCTGTCCGACGCGTACCAGTCGCTCCGCGAACAGGAGTTGCCCGAGGGCTGGGAGTGGCACTGGCTGATCCAGGAGGACGGGACGACCGACCAGGTCGCGCCCCACGTACCCGACGACGCCCGGGTCACGTTCAAGCAGGGGCGCCCGGGTGGGCCCGGGGTCGCTCGCACCATCGCCATGGCCCACGCGGACGGTGAGTACGTCAAGGTCCTGGACGCCGACGACCGGCTCGCCCCCGGCGCGCTGGGCCGCGACCTCGCGGCCCTCGAAGCCGACCGCACCATCGGCTGGGCGACGTCGCGCGTGCTCGATCTGCTTCCCGACGGATCCACGGTCGGCTTCCCCGGCGACCCCGAGAACGGGCCGGTCGAGCGCCGGGAAGTGCTCGACCACTGGGCCTCTCACGACTATCGCGCGCAGGTCCACCCGGCGACGCTCTTCGTCCGGCGCGACCTTCTCGTGGCCCTGGGCGGCTGGATGGCGCTCCCGGCGTCCGAGGACACGGGCCTCCTGCTCGCCCTGAACTCGACCTCGCGCGGCTGGTTCTCGTCCGAGGTCGGCTTGTTCTACCGCAAGTGGGAAGGGCAGGTGACCGGCCAGGCCGCGCACGTCGACACGGCGGAGCGCGATGCCCGCATGGCCGTTGTCGAGGCCAGGGCGCGAGCGCTGGAGCACTTCGCGTGGCGCTACCCCGTCAGCACCGATTGA